The proteins below are encoded in one region of Bifidobacterium catenulatum DSM 16992 = JCM 1194 = LMG 11043:
- the nusA gene encoding transcription termination factor NusA — MELDLAGMHQLAAGQGIDPETLDAALSEALRLAYLKTPHAAKHARVELDPRAGSFTVWAQDEIPVEPTEDNPHPAPTLGEEYDDTPRDFGRLAAATARQVISQLFRKAEDDKVFGAFSGQKGKLITGIVQQDVKDTSNVHVAVGDVEALLPRREQVPGERYRHGERIRVYVVNVARGLKGPEIVVSRSHPELVRRLFEREVPELVSGAVSIMAIAREAGARTKIAVRANTEGVNPKGALIGPGGARVRAVMENLGPEKIDIVDWSADPAKFVAAALSPAVATGVQVISEKNQTAIAFIHDDQLSLAIGKEGQNARLAAKLTGWKIGIESAEAHAKKMAEAQASTSEETAE, encoded by the coding sequence ATGGAACTGGACCTGGCAGGAATGCACCAGCTCGCAGCTGGGCAGGGAATCGATCCCGAGACGCTGGATGCCGCACTCTCGGAAGCATTACGACTGGCATATCTGAAAACGCCGCACGCGGCGAAGCATGCTCGTGTGGAGCTTGATCCGCGTGCCGGAAGCTTTACCGTTTGGGCTCAGGATGAGATTCCGGTCGAACCGACCGAGGATAATCCGCACCCTGCGCCGACTTTGGGCGAGGAATACGATGACACTCCGCGTGACTTTGGCCGCTTGGCCGCAGCCACCGCACGTCAGGTCATCAGCCAGCTGTTCCGCAAGGCCGAGGACGACAAGGTGTTCGGCGCGTTCTCAGGGCAGAAAGGCAAGCTGATCACCGGTATCGTGCAGCAGGACGTGAAGGACACCTCCAATGTGCACGTGGCCGTTGGCGATGTCGAGGCGTTGCTTCCCCGTCGTGAGCAGGTGCCGGGAGAACGCTACCGCCACGGTGAGCGCATCCGCGTATATGTGGTGAATGTTGCACGCGGTCTCAAGGGCCCGGAAATCGTAGTGTCCCGCTCCCATCCGGAGCTTGTTCGCCGCCTGTTCGAGCGTGAGGTTCCGGAACTGGTTTCCGGCGCCGTGTCGATTATGGCCATTGCGCGTGAGGCCGGTGCCCGCACCAAGATCGCGGTGCGAGCCAACACCGAAGGCGTTAATCCGAAGGGTGCCCTGATCGGTCCCGGCGGCGCTCGCGTGCGTGCGGTGATGGAGAATCTCGGACCGGAAAAGATCGATATCGTCGACTGGTCTGCCGATCCGGCGAAGTTCGTCGCCGCGGCGCTGTCTCCGGCGGTCGCCACCGGTGTGCAGGTGATCAGCGAGAAGAACCAGACCGCAATCGCCTTCATCCATGATGATCAGCTGTCTCTTGCCATCGGCAAGGAAGGCCAGAACGCACGCTTGGCCGCCAAGCTGACCGGTTGGAAGATTGGTATCGAATCCGCCGAGGCACACGCCAAGAAGATGGCAGAAGCGCAGGCTTCGACCAGTGAGGAAACTGCCGAATAA
- the infB gene encoding translation initiation factor IF-2: protein MPKARVYELAKELGVDSKTVLNKLEAMGEFVKSASSTVEPPVARKLRNAFASNAQSNASESKKPAAPAKKPAAPAASPTPAPRATPAAPAASAAKPAAPKPARPAASKSEAPKPGQRMPRPGDSRQHGNRANGNTPRPQGERRQGGKSAPVPGPRAQRNNTNAPQGGNGNNAANGAKPHTPGPRPGNNPFSRKQGMRTPTPGDIPRPHPMNRPSANNNGEGRRGGRPGQGGGQRGGFRGRPGQGGGAKPGQWGQHRPGQGGGQRPAGGGNRFGGGSNTNGGGFQGGNSAPGNGPARGGGRGRGGAAGAFGRQGGKSSKARKNRLAKRQEFQEMKAPVIGGVRIPTGNGQTVRLRQGASLADLAEKINVNPAALVTVLFHLGEMATATQSLDESTFQILGEEIGWDIKIVSAEEEDKELLQQFDIDLDEEELQEDEDLKPRPPVVTVMGHVDHGKTRLLDTIRRTNVIAREAGGITQRIGAYQVTVDLEGEPRKITFLDTPGHEAFTAMRARGAELTDVAILVVAADDGVMPQTVEAINHAQAANVPIVVAVNKIDKQGANPDKVRGQLTEYGLVPEEYGGSTMFVDISAKQGTNVDKLLEAVLLTADAELDLRANPDMDARGATVEARLDKGRGAVATVLVQSGTLHIGDSIVAGTSYGRVRAMLDENGNHMKEAAPSTPVQVLGLTSVPTAGDLFLVASDDRTARQIAEKRQATERAAQLAKRRKVVSLESLKEQFAKSEVDMLNIVIKGDSSGSVEALEDSLMKIEVSDEVGIQVIHRGVGAITQNDVNLATVDKAVIIGFNVRPNRQVADLAEREGVEIKYYSIIYKAIEDIEASLKGMLKPEFEEVVTSHSEIREIFRSSKFGNIAGVMVQDGEVKRGTKCRILRNGIATVNDLEISSLRRFKDDVTSVKEGYEAGINLGSFNDIELGDIIETFEMREIERK from the coding sequence GTGCCGAAAGCACGCGTATATGAACTTGCCAAGGAACTTGGCGTTGACAGCAAGACTGTTTTGAACAAACTTGAGGCGATGGGCGAATTCGTGAAGTCTGCATCGTCTACCGTTGAACCTCCGGTTGCCCGTAAGCTGAGGAATGCTTTCGCTTCCAACGCGCAGAGCAACGCATCTGAATCCAAGAAGCCTGCGGCCCCGGCCAAGAAGCCGGCTGCCCCCGCGGCTTCGCCCACTCCTGCGCCTCGCGCCACTCCTGCTGCTCCCGCGGCATCCGCGGCAAAGCCTGCCGCTCCAAAGCCGGCACGTCCTGCAGCATCCAAGTCCGAAGCCCCGAAGCCCGGCCAGCGCATGCCTCGTCCGGGTGATTCCCGCCAGCATGGCAATCGCGCCAACGGTAACACTCCGCGTCCGCAGGGCGAACGCCGTCAGGGCGGCAAGTCGGCTCCGGTTCCGGGACCTCGCGCACAGCGCAACAATACCAATGCTCCGCAGGGCGGCAATGGCAACAATGCCGCCAATGGTGCGAAGCCGCACACTCCGGGTCCGCGTCCGGGCAACAATCCGTTCAGCCGCAAGCAGGGCATGCGTACCCCGACACCGGGTGACATTCCGCGTCCGCATCCGATGAACCGTCCGAGCGCCAACAACAATGGCGAAGGCCGTCGTGGCGGCCGCCCGGGTCAGGGTGGCGGCCAGCGTGGTGGTTTCCGCGGTCGTCCGGGTCAGGGTGGCGGCGCGAAGCCGGGCCAGTGGGGCCAGCATCGTCCGGGTCAGGGTGGCGGTCAGCGCCCTGCAGGCGGTGGCAACCGTTTCGGTGGCGGCTCCAATACCAACGGCGGCGGTTTCCAGGGTGGCAATAGCGCTCCGGGCAACGGTCCGGCACGCGGCGGCGGTCGCGGTCGCGGCGGTGCTGCAGGCGCATTCGGACGTCAGGGCGGCAAGTCCTCGAAGGCCCGTAAGAATCGTCTGGCAAAGCGTCAGGAATTCCAGGAGATGAAGGCCCCGGTCATCGGCGGTGTGCGCATTCCTACCGGCAACGGCCAGACCGTTCGCCTGCGTCAGGGTGCATCCCTCGCCGATTTGGCCGAAAAGATCAATGTCAATCCGGCTGCTTTGGTCACTGTGCTCTTCCATCTTGGTGAGATGGCCACGGCAACCCAGTCCTTGGACGAGTCCACCTTCCAGATTCTCGGCGAGGAAATCGGCTGGGATATCAAGATCGTGTCTGCCGAAGAGGAAGACAAGGAGCTGTTGCAGCAGTTCGACATCGACTTGGATGAGGAAGAGCTGCAGGAGGATGAGGACCTGAAGCCGCGTCCGCCGGTCGTTACCGTGATGGGCCATGTCGATCACGGTAAGACCCGACTGCTCGACACCATTCGCCGTACCAACGTCATCGCACGTGAAGCCGGTGGCATCACCCAGCGTATCGGTGCATATCAGGTGACCGTCGATCTTGAGGGCGAACCGCGTAAGATCACGTTCCTTGATACCCCAGGCCATGAAGCCTTCACCGCCATGCGTGCCCGTGGCGCCGAGCTCACCGACGTCGCGATTCTCGTGGTCGCGGCAGATGACGGCGTGATGCCACAGACCGTGGAAGCCATCAACCACGCGCAGGCAGCCAACGTGCCGATCGTGGTGGCCGTCAATAAGATCGATAAGCAGGGAGCGAACCCCGACAAGGTCCGCGGCCAGCTCACCGAATACGGTCTCGTGCCGGAAGAATACGGTGGCAGCACCATGTTCGTTGACATTTCCGCCAAGCAGGGCACCAATGTCGACAAGCTGCTCGAAGCCGTGCTTCTTACCGCCGATGCTGAGCTTGATCTGCGTGCTAACCCGGATATGGACGCTCGCGGTGCCACCGTGGAAGCTCGACTTGACAAGGGCCGTGGTGCCGTGGCGACCGTGCTTGTTCAGTCCGGTACGCTGCACATCGGCGACTCCATCGTCGCTGGCACTTCCTACGGACGTGTCCGCGCCATGCTTGACGAGAACGGCAACCACATGAAGGAAGCCGCACCGTCCACTCCGGTGCAGGTGCTTGGCTTGACCTCCGTGCCGACCGCAGGCGACCTGTTCCTGGTGGCCTCCGACGACCGTACCGCACGCCAGATCGCCGAGAAGCGTCAGGCCACTGAGCGTGCCGCCCAGCTGGCCAAACGTCGTAAGGTCGTGTCTCTGGAAAGCCTCAAGGAGCAGTTCGCCAAGTCCGAAGTCGACATGCTCAACATCGTCATCAAGGGCGATTCCTCCGGTTCTGTCGAAGCGCTGGAAGATTCCTTGATGAAGATCGAAGTGTCCGACGAGGTCGGCATCCAGGTGATCCACCGTGGCGTCGGCGCCATCACCCAGAATGACGTCAACCTGGCTACCGTCGACAAGGCCGTCATCATCGGCTTCAACGTTCGCCCGAACCGTCAGGTGGCGGATCTGGCCGAACGCGAAGGCGTGGAAATCAAGTACTACTCGATCATCTACAAGGCCATCGAAGACATCGAGGCATCCCTCAAGGGCATGCTCAAGCCGGAATTCGAAGAGGTCGTTACTTCCCACTCCGAGATCCGCGAGATCTTCCGTTCCTCCAAGTTCGGCAACATCGCGGGTGTCATGGTGCAAGACGGCGAAGTCAAGCGCGGTACGAAGTGCCGTATTCTGCGCAACGGTATCGCAACCGTCAACGATCTCGAGATTTCCTCGCTGCGTCGTTTCAAGGACGACGTCACTTCCGTCAAGGAAGGTTACGAAGCGGGTATCAACCTCGGTTCGTTCAACGATATCGAGCTTGGCGATATTATCGAGACCTTCGAGATGCGGGAAATCGAACGTAAGTAG
- the rpsM gene encoding 30S ribosomal protein S13, translating to MARLAGVDIPNEKRIEIALTYIFGVGRTRAKETLAATGINPDIRVKDLTDEQLITLRDYLEGNYKIEGDLRREIDADIRRKIQINCYQGQRHRKGLPVRGQRTKTNARTRKGPKRTVAGKKKATK from the coding sequence ATGGCACGTCTTGCCGGAGTCGACATCCCCAATGAGAAGCGCATCGAGATCGCCCTCACCTACATCTTTGGTGTGGGTCGTACTCGTGCCAAGGAAACGCTTGCCGCGACCGGTATCAACCCGGATATTCGCGTCAAGGATCTGACGGATGAGCAGCTGATTACGCTGCGTGACTACCTCGAGGGTAACTATAAGATCGAGGGTGATCTGCGTCGTGAAATCGATGCGGATATCCGTCGTAAGATTCAGATCAACTGCTACCAAGGCCAGCGTCACCGTAAGGGACTTCCTGTGCGCGGTCAGCGCACCAAGACCAATGCACGTACCCGCAAGGGTCCGAAGCGTACGGTCGCCGGAAAGAAGAAGGCCACCAAGTAA
- the infA gene encoding translation initiation factor IF-1 produces the protein MAKDGVIEVEGQVVEALPNAMFRVELENKHIVLATISGKMRKNYIRILPQDRVVLEMSPYDLNRGRITYRYK, from the coding sequence ATGGCTAAAGACGGTGTGATTGAAGTCGAAGGACAGGTAGTGGAAGCACTGCCGAACGCGATGTTCCGCGTTGAACTCGAGAACAAGCATATCGTGCTCGCAACCATCTCGGGCAAGATGAGGAAGAACTACATCCGCATTCTGCCGCAGGATCGTGTTGTGCTTGAAATGAGCCCTTATGATCTGAACCGCGGCCGTATTACGTACCGTTACAAGTAA
- a CDS encoding DNA-directed RNA polymerase subunit alpha, giving the protein MLIAQRPTLTEESLNPQRSRFTIEPLEPGFGYTLGNSLRRTLLSSIPGAAVTSVRISGVPHEFTTLPGVEEDVTEILLNIKGIVLTSEYDEPVVMYLRKSGKGEATAGDITPPAGVTIANPDMHIATLAEDGELEIEFTVERGRGYVPAQMNKQDNAEIGRIPVDSIYSPVLKVSYRVEATRVEQRTDFDKLILDVETKPAISPRDAVASAGSTLVELFGLCRELNTQAEGVEVGPAPVAEETNPEMAVPIEDLNLTQRSYNCLKREGIHTIGELVAHTEQDLLDIRNFGMKSIDEVKEKLQSLGLALKASPLGNFDTNNLEGGTFFSPEDE; this is encoded by the coding sequence GTGCTTATCGCACAGCGTCCGACACTTACCGAGGAATCTCTCAACCCTCAGCGTTCCCGCTTCACCATCGAGCCTCTCGAGCCTGGTTTCGGTTACACGCTTGGCAACTCGCTGCGCCGCACCCTCCTGAGCTCCATCCCTGGAGCGGCTGTGACTTCGGTGCGTATCTCCGGCGTCCCGCACGAGTTCACCACTCTGCCGGGTGTTGAAGAGGACGTTACCGAGATCCTGCTGAACATCAAGGGCATCGTGCTCACCAGCGAATACGATGAGCCGGTTGTCATGTATCTGCGCAAGAGCGGCAAGGGCGAGGCCACCGCGGGTGACATCACCCCTCCGGCCGGCGTCACCATCGCCAACCCGGATATGCATATCGCAACCCTCGCAGAAGATGGCGAACTCGAAATCGAGTTCACCGTCGAGCGTGGTCGCGGCTATGTGCCTGCCCAGATGAACAAGCAGGATAACGCCGAGATCGGTCGTATTCCGGTCGACTCGATTTACTCCCCGGTGCTCAAGGTGAGCTATCGTGTGGAAGCCACCCGCGTTGAACAGCGCACTGACTTCGACAAGCTCATCCTGGACGTGGAGACCAAGCCGGCAATCTCCCCGCGCGATGCAGTCGCATCCGCAGGCTCCACCCTGGTGGAACTCTTCGGTCTGTGCCGTGAGCTTAACACCCAGGCTGAGGGCGTCGAGGTTGGACCTGCCCCGGTGGCAGAGGAAACCAACCCGGAGATGGCTGTTCCGATCGAGGATCTCAACCTCACCCAGCGCAGCTACAACTGCCTGAAGCGTGAAGGCATCCACACGATTGGCGAGCTGGTCGCCCACACTGAGCAGGATCTGCTCGACATCCGCAATTTCGGTATGAAGTCCATCGATGAAGTCAAGGAAAAGCTCCAGTCCTTGGGTCTGGCTCTCAAGGCTTCCCCGCTGGGCAACTTCGATACCAACAACCTCGAAGGCGGCACCTTCTTCTCGCCGGAAGACGAGTGA
- the rpmJ gene encoding 50S ribosomal protein L36, whose protein sequence is MKVSPSVKRICENCRVIRRHGRVMVICVNPRHKQRQG, encoded by the coding sequence ATGAAGGTCAGCCCTAGTGTGAAGAGGATCTGCGAGAATTGCCGCGTGATCCGTCGTCACGGCCGCGTCATGGTGATCTGCGTCAACCCGCGCCACAAGCAGCGTCAGGGCTGA
- the rbfA gene encoding 30S ribosome-binding factor RbfA — MAGTNPRAARIAALIQRVIASSMEAQLHDKRLANVTITEVRVTNDLQIAKVYWTQLGREGHEQGERRRAQQALNQAKGRLRSLVGTKAGLRLTPQLEFVFDEVPGEAHEIEDILAIARKRDEELAKTRKTAQYAGEADPYKHPEEEDDDDFDDDDVEVEDWDDDEEA, encoded by the coding sequence ATGGCAGGAACCAATCCTCGCGCCGCACGTATCGCGGCATTGATCCAACGTGTGATCGCATCCTCCATGGAGGCGCAGCTGCACGACAAGCGTCTCGCAAACGTGACCATCACCGAAGTGCGTGTGACCAACGATCTGCAGATAGCCAAGGTCTACTGGACCCAGCTTGGCCGTGAAGGCCACGAGCAGGGCGAGCGTCGCCGCGCACAGCAGGCGTTGAACCAAGCCAAGGGCCGTCTGCGTTCCCTCGTGGGCACTAAAGCCGGCCTGCGCCTGACTCCGCAGCTCGAATTCGTGTTTGACGAGGTGCCGGGCGAAGCGCATGAAATCGAAGATATTCTCGCCATCGCGCGCAAGCGTGACGAAGAGCTCGCCAAAACCCGCAAAACCGCGCAGTATGCGGGCGAAGCCGATCCGTACAAGCATCCGGAAGAGGAAGACGACGATGATTTCGACGATGACGACGTCGAAGTCGAAGATTGGGACGATGACGAAGAAGCCTGA
- a CDS encoding adenylate kinase — protein MRLLIMGPQGVGKGTQAALLSEHYGIPAISTGDIFRYNIKNKTELGVEALKYIDKGELVPDELTNKIVKDRLAMDDAKNGWILDGYPRNASQVEALDAILTDLNTPLDAVVALDADHDVLMERMKKRAEIEGRSDDTPEAIAKRLDVYAKETAPLLTTYEERGLLKTFNGVGSVEEIQSTIVAELG, from the coding sequence CGACTGCTGATCATGGGACCTCAGGGCGTCGGCAAGGGCACCCAGGCTGCTCTGCTGAGCGAGCACTACGGTATTCCGGCAATCTCCACCGGCGATATCTTCCGCTACAACATTAAGAACAAGACCGAACTTGGCGTTGAAGCACTGAAATACATCGATAAAGGCGAACTGGTTCCTGACGAGCTGACCAACAAGATCGTCAAGGATCGCTTGGCCATGGACGATGCCAAGAACGGTTGGATTCTTGACGGCTACCCGCGCAACGCCTCCCAGGTCGAAGCACTGGACGCCATCCTCACCGATCTGAACACTCCGCTGGACGCAGTGGTGGCTCTCGACGCCGATCATGACGTGCTTATGGAGCGCATGAAGAAGCGCGCCGAGATCGAAGGTCGCTCCGACGACACTCCGGAAGCAATTGCCAAGCGTCTCGACGTATACGCCAAGGAAACCGCTCCGTTGCTGACAACCTACGAAGAGCGTGGCCTGCTGAAGACCTTCAACGGCGTCGGTTCCGTCGAAGAGATCCAGTCCACCATCGTGGCTGAACTCGGCTGA
- the truA gene encoding tRNA pseudouridine(38-40) synthase TruA: MLIAVRLRIDLAYDGTDFYGWAKQPDMRTVQGEIERVLHTILRVPEGDDNEPLRLTVAGRTDTGVHASHQVCHLDINEETLARCVGHMQVEPVMALTRRLQRMLPNDIAIHSIKEAPEGFDARFSALERTYVYRIADRSSEIDPRTRNSVLHIDDNLDIAVMNKAAEMTIGLHDFGSFATPNPGGTTIREVKTAYWRRIPQHPLIDDGTTMGERYRTPALESGLLCFTIVADAFARNMVRSLVNGCVQVGIGKRSLDWFAGKMATPLREGSTGPIAPQGLTLEHIEYPEDDQLAIRAEAIRAKRTL; encoded by the coding sequence ATGCTCATTGCCGTGAGATTACGTATCGACTTGGCATATGACGGCACCGATTTTTACGGATGGGCGAAACAGCCTGACATGCGCACCGTGCAGGGGGAAATCGAACGTGTGCTGCATACCATTCTGCGCGTGCCGGAAGGCGACGACAATGAGCCGCTGCGCCTGACCGTCGCAGGTCGTACTGATACCGGCGTGCACGCGTCGCACCAAGTTTGCCATCTCGACATCAATGAGGAGACGCTTGCACGTTGCGTCGGGCATATGCAGGTCGAACCGGTGATGGCGTTGACGCGACGACTGCAACGCATGCTGCCGAACGATATCGCCATTCATTCCATCAAAGAGGCTCCTGAAGGATTCGACGCACGCTTCTCCGCGTTGGAACGCACTTACGTATATCGCATTGCCGACCGATCAAGCGAAATCGATCCACGTACCAGAAATAGCGTGCTGCATATAGACGATAATCTTGACATCGCCGTCATGAACAAGGCTGCTGAAATGACAATCGGTCTGCATGATTTCGGCTCGTTCGCAACTCCCAATCCAGGAGGAACCACCATACGCGAGGTCAAAACCGCGTATTGGAGGCGCATACCGCAGCATCCGCTTATCGACGACGGAACCACCATGGGGGAGCGGTACCGAACGCCCGCCTTGGAGTCGGGACTGCTCTGCTTCACCATCGTCGCCGACGCTTTCGCACGCAATATGGTGCGTTCGTTGGTTAACGGTTGCGTACAGGTTGGTATTGGCAAACGTTCCTTGGATTGGTTCGCCGGAAAAATGGCGACGCCGTTGCGTGAAGGCAGCACTGGCCCGATCGCTCCGCAAGGATTGACGCTCGAACATATCGAATATCCGGAAGACGACCAGTTGGCGATTCGTGCCGAAGCGATTCGTGCGAAACGTACTTTGTAA
- the rpsK gene encoding 30S ribosomal protein S11 — MAAQKQAARKPRRRDRKSVPVGQAHIKSTFNNTIISITDPSGAVVSWASGGDVGFKGSRKSTPYAAGMAAESAARKAMEHGLKKVDVFVKGPGSGRETAIRSLQSAGLEVGSITDVTPQAHNGVRPPKRRRV, encoded by the coding sequence ATGGCAGCTCAAAAGCAAGCCGCGCGCAAGCCGCGTCGCCGCGACCGTAAGTCGGTCCCGGTTGGGCAGGCGCACATCAAGTCCACTTTCAACAACACCATCATTTCGATCACCGACCCGTCCGGCGCAGTTGTGTCCTGGGCGTCCGGTGGCGATGTCGGCTTCAAGGGCTCCCGCAAGTCCACGCCGTACGCCGCTGGCATGGCCGCTGAATCCGCAGCCCGCAAGGCTATGGAGCACGGTCTGAAGAAGGTCGACGTGTTCGTGAAGGGTCCGGGTTCCGGTCGTGAAACCGCTATCCGTTCCCTGCAGTCCGCCGGACTCGAAGTCGGTTCCATCACCGACGTCACCCCGCAGGCACACAACGGCGTTCGTCCTCCGAAGCGCCGTCGCGTCTGA
- the rplQ gene encoding 50S ribosomal protein L17, whose product MPTPKKGPRLASSPAHERLMLANMATSLFQRGRITTTLPKAKRLRPLAERLITLAKRGDLHSRRRVMRVIRNKSVVHKLFTEIAEQMEQREGGYTRIVKIAPRRGDAAPAAIIELVTEPVSPKQAVVKEAEAATKVAAEEAPVVEEAPVEAPEATAENAE is encoded by the coding sequence ATGCCTACACCAAAGAAGGGTCCGCGTCTGGCCTCCAGCCCGGCTCATGAGCGTCTTATGCTCGCGAACATGGCTACCAGCCTGTTCCAGCGCGGCCGCATCACCACCACCCTGCCGAAGGCTAAGCGCCTTCGTCCGCTGGCTGAGCGCCTGATCACGCTCGCCAAGCGTGGTGATCTGCACAGCCGTCGTCGCGTGATGCGTGTCATCCGCAACAAGTCCGTTGTGCACAAGCTGTTCACCGAGATCGCCGAGCAGATGGAGCAGCGTGAGGGTGGCTACACCCGCATCGTCAAGATCGCTCCGCGTCGTGGCGACGCCGCTCCGGCAGCCATCATCGAGCTCGTCACCGAGCCGGTGAGCCCGAAGCAGGCCGTGGTCAAGGAAGCCGAAGCTGCAACCAAGGTTGCCGCTGAAGAAGCTCCGGTTGTCGAAGAGGCACCGGTTGAGGCTCCGGAAGCCACCGCAGAGAACGCCGAGTGA
- the truB gene encoding tRNA pseudouridine(55) synthase TruB has protein sequence MTKKPEHSGLLVIDKPQGVTSHDVVAAVRGALHMKRVGHAGTLDPMATGVLVVGFGNATRLLNYIVDHNKTYEATIRLGQRTTTDDAEGELLPGEWAASFPSRQAVEQLIAERFTGRIEQVPNVYSAIKVNGQRAYDLAREGKDVELKARPVTIEEFNVRQVRYGYTHSDRAGVELVGAVVAEKASDGWIANIAPHEDMQPVMELDVTVTCSAGTYIRALARDLGEELGLGGHLTMLRRTRVGRFSVNMPNVMSAHAESKTFTNREGMEVTRNRAVLDDADHALDHALDPVASAAASMSMLAVSEQEAADLRFGRRIAHDICTTTAAYVEETNDLVAILERAKRGEAKPVAVFN, from the coding sequence ATGACGAAGAAGCCTGAACATTCCGGTCTGCTGGTCATCGACAAGCCGCAGGGCGTCACCAGCCATGACGTGGTCGCGGCCGTACGCGGCGCCCTGCATATGAAACGAGTCGGGCATGCGGGCACGCTCGATCCGATGGCCACCGGCGTGCTGGTGGTCGGATTCGGCAATGCCACGCGACTGCTCAACTACATTGTCGACCATAACAAAACGTATGAGGCCACCATTCGCCTTGGGCAGCGCACTACCACGGACGATGCCGAAGGCGAGTTGCTGCCGGGGGAGTGGGCAGCGAGCTTTCCCTCGCGTCAAGCTGTGGAACAGCTGATTGCAGAACGGTTTACCGGGCGCATCGAACAGGTACCGAACGTCTACTCCGCCATTAAGGTCAACGGCCAGCGCGCCTATGATCTGGCGCGTGAAGGTAAGGATGTGGAACTTAAGGCACGTCCTGTGACCATCGAAGAATTCAACGTACGGCAGGTACGTTACGGCTACACGCATAGCGATCGTGCCGGCGTGGAACTTGTTGGCGCAGTCGTGGCCGAGAAGGCAAGCGATGGATGGATTGCCAACATTGCACCGCATGAAGACATGCAGCCCGTTATGGAACTCGACGTGACCGTGACCTGTTCCGCAGGCACCTACATTCGCGCGCTCGCACGCGATCTGGGCGAGGAACTCGGGTTAGGAGGCCACCTGACGATGTTGCGGCGCACGCGCGTCGGCAGATTCTCAGTGAATATGCCCAACGTCATGAGCGCCCACGCTGAATCCAAAACATTCACCAATCGTGAAGGCATGGAAGTGACGCGCAATCGTGCGGTGCTTGACGATGCCGATCATGCGCTCGATCATGCGCTCGATCCCGTGGCCAGCGCCGCGGCTTCCATGAGTATGCTGGCCGTCAGCGAGCAAGAGGCGGCCGACTTGCGTTTCGGACGCAGAATCGCGCATGACATATGTACGACCACGGCGGCGTACGTTGAGGAAACCAACGATTTGGTCGCTATCCTCGAACGTGCGAAACGCGGTGAGGCCAAACCGGTCGCGGTATTCAACTGA